Proteins co-encoded in one Ignavibacteria bacterium genomic window:
- a CDS encoding GNAT family N-acetyltransferase: MKMIKKFEKFLKENYEIIFEKGVLIAPDLTYEILPVSATKLSLENFFKNVFSGSLTTEKPFIKDKDGYVEMVGIGINNPNLRGIGLGEKMITLMLEYLKKQGVVGIKSINNSSYADIKGRTKSAEKMWERLRKNKKFIVSKKKYGL; this comes from the coding sequence ATGAAAATGATTAAAAAATTTGAAAAATTTTTAAAAGAAAATTACGAAATAATATTTGAGAAAGGTGTATTGATTGCACCTGATTTAACTTACGAAATTTTGCCAGTAAGTGCAACGAAATTATCTTTAGAAAATTTTTTTAAAAATGTATTTTCAGGTAGTTTAACTACTGAAAAACCATTTATTAAAGATAAAGATGGTTATGTTGAAATGGTTGGAATAGGTATCAATAATCCTAATTTAAGAGGTATTGGGTTAGGAGAAAAAATGATTACTTTAATGTTAGAATATTTAAAAAAACAAGGTGTAGTAGGTATAAAATCGATCAATAATAGTAGTTATGCAGATATAAAAGGAAGAACGAAATCGGCAGAAAAAATGTGGGAAAGGTTGCGAAAAAATAAAAAATTTATTGTATCTAAAAAAAAATATGGATTATAA
- a CDS encoding flavodoxin family protein produces the protein MKTKFKNFSKKLNIVLIQGSPRYVNNCPDENSKTSKIIKYVKDNIKNVDFTIIDLKLSPDKHIIQPCKGCVSTAGGAHCQYPCSCYNEENDKMFSEKIYEKLEKCDAFIVFTPIHWSAATSQVKALFDRLVCINQTLTREQAEEIYDGDMKNSTKTAKFEKTDVYCELKKNHWEGKIAAFYAHGDDGADDYKCRDFPEVFKKYCCEFKPEQMMMPYVWQLRYSGIDVPDEFVESFFIKDKISYSEENEKFEEGKYDFMYDKAIKLVNKVIKKLEK, from the coding sequence ATGAAAACAAAGTTTAAAAATTTTAGCAAAAAGTTAAATATAGTTCTAATCCAAGGTTCACCAAGATACGTGAATAATTGTCCAGATGAAAATTCAAAAACGTCTAAAATAATTAAATATGTTAAGGATAATATAAAAAATGTTGATTTTACTATAATAGATTTAAAATTGAGTCCTGATAAACATATTATACAGCCTTGTAAAGGATGCGTTTCGACTGCTGGTGGGGCTCATTGCCAATATCCGTGTTCTTGTTACAATGAAGAAAATGATAAAATGTTTTCAGAAAAAATATATGAAAAATTAGAAAAGTGTGATGCTTTCATAGTTTTCACACCAATTCATTGGTCTGCAGCAACTTCACAAGTTAAAGCACTTTTTGATAGATTAGTTTGTATCAACCAAACTTTAACAAGAGAACAAGCTGAAGAAATTTACGATGGTGATATGAAAAATTCAACAAAGACTGCAAAATTTGAAAAGACTGATGTATATTGTGAATTAAAGAAAAATCATTGGGAAGGTAAAATTGCTGCATTTTATGCACATGGTGATGATGGTGCTGATGATTATAAATGTAGAGATTTTCCAGAAGTATTTAAAAAATATTGTTGTGAATTTAAACCAGAACAAATGATGATGCCATATGTTTGGCAATTAAGATATTCTGGTATAGATGTTCCTGATGAATTTGTAGAATCATTTTTTATAAAGGATAAAATTTCATATTCAGAAGAAAATGAAAAATTTGAAGAAGGTAAATATGATTTTATGTATGATAAAGCGATTAAACTTGTTAATAAGGTTATTAAAAAGTTAGAAAAATAA
- a CDS encoding arginine decarboxylase — protein sequence MKKQNTIPGNFFITKGSGCDEYEIHAGAMHMAMWDAGIADYNLMTYTSVLPPTSELVKLDDIELPPPGSELKTISAIATGRYSEFISAGLVFAWLYTNDSMEEKYMGLVCEVAGHYRLEDLEQKLRDVVQNLYEKTYKTKGYVLGEPEIFMEGLKITDTYGCAMVCLCFVDFD from the coding sequence ATGAAGAAACAAAATACTATTCCAGGAAATTTTTTCATTACAAAAGGTTCAGGTTGTGATGAGTATGAGATTCATGCTGGTGCAATGCACATGGCTATGTGGGATGCAGGTATTGCAGACTACAATTTAATGACTTACACATCTGTTTTACCACCAACAAGCGAATTGGTTAAATTAGATGATATTGAGTTACCACCACCTGGATCAGAATTAAAAACTATTTCTGCTATAGCTACAGGTAGATATTCTGAATTTATATCGGCTGGGTTGGTATTTGCTTGGTTATATACTAATGATAGTATGGAAGAAAAATATATGGGTTTAGTTTGTGAAGTTGCTGGTCACTATAGATTAGAAGATTTAGAACAAAAACTAAGAGATGTGGTACAAAATTTATACGAAAAAACATATAAGACAAAAGGTTATGTATTAGGTGAGCCTGAAATATTTATGGAAGGTCTTAAAATAACTGATACTTACGGTTGTGCTATGGTTTGTCTTTGTTTCGTAGATTTTGATTAA